The genome window GATGGAGCATACAAGCTCCTCATTTACTTCATCTACGAATCATTGAACGACAACCAATTACTAAACAATACTGAAACGTTGCAGCGCGTATAGGAACAACGCTACACCGCATCTACTAAAATTTGGCACCTTTCGAAGTAAAATTGACGCATCAGTTCCTGTTAGATGCTACTAAACGTCTCTAATACGCATCCAAACAAGCCACACCAACCGCCACAGATACAGGATAAATAAGTAAGGGTTTCGGACCTGGAGGTTGTGCTGCTTGATGTAGGCCCAGAGGCGCTTGAGGGCCTCGGTGCGGGGGATCTCCGGAACGCCCACGATTTCCTGCAGCGCCGGCGACACGGGCTTCGGCAGGGTGAGGCCGGTCGCCCTCTTCTTCttcggggccgccgccgccgccgccgccgccggggactTGGACGAGGCAGCCGCTGCGCGCACGACGGGTGCGGCTACTGCGCGGCGCGGCAGCGCGAAGGAGGCGGTGGTAGCGGCGGCGTGGAGGCGCGGGACCGGGGGCGGGGAGGAGGAAAACAAAACGTTGAGCATGTAGGCGGCCGCCATTTGGGCTCGGTTCTGGTGGTCGGAGCTTGGGGCTTGGTCTGGATAATGGCGATGGGGAGCGAGGGTTTTGGAGATGGCGTTTGTCTCTCTGTGCTGTGGGGCCTGGTACACTGGTAGTATTTTGAAATTGGAAGCTTCTAGCTCTGAGAATCCGAAGAGACGCCTTATAGAAAGGGATCTGTCTTCT of Phragmites australis chromosome 3, lpPhrAust1.1, whole genome shotgun sequence contains these proteins:
- the LOC133913367 gene encoding upstream activation factor subunit UAF30, translating into MAAAYMLNVLFSSSPPPVPRLHAAATTASFALPRRAVAAPVVRAAAASSKSPAAAAAAAAPKKKRATGLTLPKPVSPALQEIVGVPEIPRTEALKRLWAYIKQHNLQDPVDKKVIVCDEKLRVLFAGRERVGFLEIAKLLNPHFVK